The Erigeron canadensis isolate Cc75 chromosome 1, C_canadensis_v1, whole genome shotgun sequence genome segment CAGGCGCAGAGCAAAGAGAAAACTCTAGCCAAAATGGAACGTGGTGGTCTGACTGAGAAGGTGTCTCGTGACAGCGTTCTTGTGTTCCGGTTTACTGACGTGGGTAAGCTTCCACCACCTGTTCTTCAGTTTGTCGAGGTTTCTTTTGGTTACACACCTGATAACCTCATCTACAAGTGTCTTGACTTTGGAGTTGACTTGGATTCCCGTGTTGCACTGGTGGGACCCAATGGAGCTGGTAAGAGTACACTTCTGAAGCTAATGACGGGGGAGCTGACTCCCCTTGATGGCATGGTGAAGCGTCACAACCACTTGAAAATAGCTCAGTACCACCAACATTTGGCTGAGAAGCTTGATTTGGAATTGTCGGCGTTGTTATATATGATGAGAGAGTATCCTGGTAATGAAGAGGAAAAGATGCGGGCTGCTATTGGTAGATTTGGACTTACTGGAAAAGCACAAACGATGCCTATGAAGAACTTATCAGATGGTCAAAAGAGCCGTGTGATATTTGCTTGGTTAGCTTATAGACAACCTCAGATGCTGCTTTTGGATGAGCCGACTAATCATTTGGATATTGAGACAATTGACTCGCTAGCTGAGGCTCTGAATGAATGGGATGGTGGAATGGTACTTGTTAGTCACGACTTTCGTCTCATAAACCAGGTGGCTCGTGAGATTTGGGTGTGTGAAAATCAAGCTATAACGCGATGGAATGGTGATATTATGGGTTTCAAGGAGCACTTGAGGACCAAGTCTGGTCTGTCTGGTTAGTATGTCAGTCAGGGTGGCTTTACTATTATAGGCTCCATATTATACCAAGCTCAAGAGCCATATCATTATGGTACTTGGGATGGGGATCGAGTCAAGTGAATGGTCTGTCATACATGGTTACATGCTGAGGTGGGACCATGATTATAAGCCAAAAAGGAGTTGCAAGAGAATGATGGGCACTATTACCTTTGGTAAATTTTTAGGTGCTTTTGAACCTTTTTCATTTCTCTTTGTGGacttctttttttctcttttaaattTAGGTTTGTTTTTGTGCACTATATTTTGAATTTAGTTTACCAGCAACAAACATATATGCCTTCGGCCCCTCTACTTATGATTGCTACAATTTTTATTCAAGAGTGTAATGACTTACTTCTAAAGCtaaatttggattttgtatTCATTTCTATGTGCTTGAATAGGAGTCATTGTTAAAATGTTCAGTTGTTTTTTCAGGGTATGGTAGCTTTGTGCCTTTGTTCTTATTTGCAGAACAAGCTAATACGATAGTCTAATTGCaaattcatctaacaatacAACCAGTCCGCCCAATCTTACTTCAAGTAAACCATATCATGGAAACATCACCTACGGATTAGTCAAATTTAGTGAGTGCTTGAGGACCAAGGATCCTCATCTTTCATAGCTCTTTGATCCTACTCGCAAGCACTTACAAACCACATTAAAGCCAAGTCTAATCCCTATCCTCAAAATCAAGCTGTATTGCCCACATCTTAAACTCTTTAATGACATTAGTAGTTTTCGTAAGCTTCAATTCCATAATGATTTCTTTTACAGCTTTCTCATTCCTTTCTCCATTAAACAATCTTCCGTTTCCTTCCTGTCATACACAGTACACAGTAGCTCCAAGAACAAGCCTTCCTACCATATTAGCTACAACATTATTCTTGCACTTTAGTTAGGACATGGTAGAAACTAGAAATAATCAGTCCAATCACTTGAAATCCCTGTTATAGATACCTTCAGCAATTCTTCTCAAACAATCTTTGTAAAGCTGCAATTGAAGAACAAATGCTCATGTGTGCTCATGTGTCTCCATACAAGACTTGCAGAAGTGGCACTCCATAGTGGCATCTTTATTACACATCGATATTCTGTCCCTtgttttgtaatttttcatgCACAGTTAACCATAATTTGAACATGTGACTAGGAGTAAACCAAACAATTTTACCCCATTGCACCTCATTAACACTTTCTTTAAAATCCTCCCACACTTTCTTAACAGTAAATTCACCCTCTGTACCATTATTTTGCTTCGAGAGCTCGTTATCATTTTTGTTGTCCTTATTTATTAGATGCGTAGGACGGGGTTATAAGGCCTAAAAGtgggtgtgtttttttttttgaacttcatATTGTGGCTAGCAAGGTTTGTCGTGTTGGCTCCATGAATTggttgttttttacttttggaTTAGTTGCATTTTCAAGATGGTAATCAAATTTGCATATGATAACCAAAATAATTTTGCTTGGCAAAAAGTTATCAGCTGTACGTTACAAAAGTTCTTATGACCGAGCACAAAATGTAATAAATCATAAAACTGAACACTTTTTAGTAGAGTTAAGAATGGTAATACTAACAACGATTTCTATTAGAACCAAGCATTTCTACAAGGGTCATCTAGGCCATGATCAATGCCATTTTACTAAAGCACCGACTTACCCTATCTTGGTGTCGTTATCGCTACTTCAACACCAGGATCAAGTAAAGCAATTTGTGCTTGAGCTTTTGCTAGTTGGGTTTGGGCTAAATGAATTTCGCGATGTAACCATGATATTATGCTAACGCACCCGTATACAGGATCTTGTATTCTACATTTGGCCTCATAACACAAGCATTCTATTGCATTCCCTCGTAGTTGTTCCGGAAATCCCTATACACAATGATGTCAATTAATAAAAAAGCAGAAAAAATGCTTTACTTTTCATGTCTAGTACGAGTAATTAATAACCATGCATCAACTTTAAGAATGGAAACACGACTTACCTCAAACATTTTCCCAATGTTGTTGGCGCCGTATATTCTATGAACACAAACGAATCGTTGAGGGTTATTGGCAGGAAAATACGGTGCAAAAATGCAATCTGAAGAACATCTTCTTCTAAAATACTTGCAAGCCGCACATCGAGTAGTAGTGGTCATTTTATCGAAGTTgagaaatatatatgatatggtATGAGATGAAGATCTtcaaaatgaatgaatgaaaatctAGTCTTAAGTTTGATGAAATCTAATGGAAGATTTGGTTTTTATCTTGAGGTTTCTAACGGctaaattttattttaggaAAAACCTATGTTCCAATATAGGAAAGTCTTAAGGGGTGAAACCAATTTGGtaagaaaaaaatttctttctttGTCCATATAGTGAGTGATGAAATTGGTGCAAAAAACTCTATTTCTGACACTTATTTTTATCTCAAGCGTTTCTTAATTTCTAGACTGATCGAGGTTGAATTCTTTTTAGGCTGTTGATCAATGTTTCCTCATTAGTTATTCGGTGATTCGAAAATATTATACCGACTTCAGAATAAGAAAACATGTAGTAAATGGACGAATAATGATATACTTAACATACTTAAATATCCTCTTATAGGacatatgaaaataaaataagagaTGTCAAAATAATTCATGAAGTGTGCACATCTTAATCTCAGGTCctgttttatttttacaataaacataataattaataatttagttattaaatcattgttttttaacttaataaataaaaataacggtcaattatttatgtttattatatatatatagacattatTTATGCATTCAGTCACTTAAGACATTCAACACTTAATGACTCGGAAAAAGAATCAGACCTTAATCTATACTAAAAAACAATTGAGGTAATGACTTATTGATCAATCATATCGTTTGATTTCATCAAaatgactctcgcttatgtcaccatttagtttaattataaaaattaaaattcctaataattattatctaaatatatcaTTACTATATTatatcccgcgtaatacgcagaTAGACATATATAACTGataaaatactaataattcatgatattgtatatttacaaattgtaaataaaaggTGATGAAAACAATAATGTCATACTCACATATTATTAAATGAGTTTAAATATTTGTGGAAAAACAATTACATGATTTagatatatgggaaaagtgaatataatgttgtatgacacctaagcttaagtgtgtAACCActtacataataatttttttgatattttttgattaattaataaatgtttgtgccctcatgaattttatagattaaaaatctATATGTGAGTGTTTtacacacctaagcttaggtacctaacaaccttatattaccatcctcTAGATAAGAGATTAaattgatgtgtatatatatatatatatatatattatatccatATATTTAATCTTCATATTATATGTGCATcatttgattaaattaacaaatataaataaaaatgttgaaaaCTGGTGatgttgttatttttataactttttattttttgattattctAGACActatatacatatcaaaaatATGTTAAATCCTTATAATTATAACCAATATTTATTACGTTTAAtgattaaaacatatatttaaaaaaaccaaaaataaaaaaaaatgtttttaaaacataatataaagtttatgaattatttttcataattatatcattaaattagatactttttataattataaagtgtagaaaattatttttcataattaatgaccatatttaaatttattaaattaaatctaaaaaattataaaaggtatatgacatcatcattcgATCTAATGactttaattaaaagttaagtTTTATCCAATGTACCAAACTTCTCAATTTTAGAATTAagatttctattttatttatatttagagatactagtatttatattaatatttgttaaaaatgtctcactaatttatagctttttattttcaattaataatttttagtaaataaccctaaatatttaatttatatttagtaCCATTTTAAACCAACTTCTTAATGTTTGGCTCAACGCTCATGAATAGacattttaattgtatatagggaagtgatattgCTACAACAAATTTTAGCAATCTACAACAAATCCTGCATTATAAAGTTGTACACTACGTGATAtagtttttatctttgttaTAGATGgctaaattttgttgtataaatatcactcTTTGTATATATGCTCATTGTTTCACCCTTTGTATATATGCTCATTGTTTCAATGCTGTAACCTGCATGGCTTAATGGCTAGAACACAAGTGGGCTTTAACAATGAGCCGGAAAATGCTTGTAACAGTGTCAAATGACAGTGGGCTAGAGGCCAGAGTTTTCAACAAGTTACTAGATCACCCCATCCTGGCGGACTTTTGTCTACTAGTCTTAGCTCCGCACAATGCGACGGTACAGTGACGGGCGGTGACGGTGTTGTTATtcagtaattgatttaaaaagggATAGTGTATTCATTTTGATGGTTGAGGAATGTATGGTGTAATGGTGTAGATAGAATCTGGAGTGAGCCTTTCTAGTTTCTACTTTGGTAGAGGTAAAACTGTTTATATCTTAATCCTCTCCATACACAATCGAGATATTGAGACCaaattaaaaaccataaaaaacatCATTGAGTGTTACttactatattatatagatatagatattgatatagATATGGATTAGACTAATCTTACGTTCGTATGTATAGTAGTGAAACTTAGCACTTATGGTTGAGGTGGTGGAGAATTAGAAACGGGAGGAAGGAAAGTCTCATATCCTCCCCCGCCTCCTACTATATATCTTCcatattgtgtttttttaaacaCTGAGTTAGTAGTTAATATTTAGCATTTGAGACACCACAGTAATATGTGACTTTAATTAATCACGCTTTAGTGATTTAGAGGGATATTCATTTGGATTAATGATTGATTAGCTACCTTGGCCTAATGGCCTAGGTAGATGGTCTCATATGTAGCTAATAATCATGGCTAGTGTAGAACCTCCTGATCCATTGGTATCCTTATTTGATGATCTAATTACACATTTAAGTACAACAATTCCCTTCTATttgatgaaagaaaataaatgaattagACCACCATATTATCCTTAAGCTATGGTTAAAGAATTTTCCAAGATATGGAAAAATTAAGCAAAAAGAAATTTGGGCATTTCAACATCTACgtaattaatcaatcaatcaaattaaGAAAGAACACGTACGAAGGCTCAATAACTTTCGACTATGTTTTTATAAGAACTCCAACGGTGTACATCATCATCTCCTGAATCAGCAGCTCTTGTCTCGGTTAACACCCACTCGAGCTCACTTGGCCTACAAGGAACCATAAGTGCACCCTCGTGGTCGAAGCCATACTCCTCGGCTGCTCTCTCCAACAATCTTTGAAATGACGGTTGACCAAGACACTCTAAAGGAACCAcaaatcttttttcttcttcatcatcggCTGCAATCACAGCGAAATGCCCTTCTTTCACATCGTCTGGGACTGTTTCTTGGCCCGTCCCCCCAATGTTATTGTTATTCCTTGGTCCCCATTTCTTGGCTTGCAAAAGACTCTTTTGCAGCTTCTCTACCACCACATTAAGCTTCAAAATTCCATTGCTTTTCTTGGCAAGACTTTCTCGTTTTAGCTTTCCCATTTTAGTTAggaattctctttttttttttttttatcaaacagtTTGCTCTTTTTTGGTGCGATATACTTGTTCACCAGGTTTACATCCTTTTATAGAAGCTGAGATTATACACTTatcatgtgtgtgtgtgttagtatAATAACACTTGCATGTGCATGCAAATAAAGACTGAAATAACTAAATAAGCCATGAAGGGTCATGTTTTATGTGTAGTCACATCTGCCAATATTAAAATTTCAACAAATTTACAATACTTTCTTACTTATATCCAAATTGAAAGTGTATATCTCAATTTCATCCGGTTTAACCCAAAATTTAGAGGCGGCTAAGGGAACACTAGGGGCGTCAAGTAAATTTTGAGGTCCGCAtgcaaaagatatatatacatacatatattatacgaTAATTGTTATAAGtgtaaaaaaagaataataattgcTTATAgtaattcattaaacaaaaaagaaatgttCTTATGAAAAAAGTAATTAGAGCTTatcgttttttaatttttcgTTGAATATTAGTCTTTTTTAAGAAATTGCATATAAGCTTATTTCTAATATCTATAAATTcctaaaaaaatgattttataacaaatgtttattttatattaatatataactaaCAGTTTTTTAAAATTGAGGGGCCGCTCTAAAACCGAGGCCCGATACACTGACTTATATAGCACTTGTCAAGATCATTCACTGAAGACCACTTCCGTAATATAGATTAGATAATAACGATCAGCTTGACAGTTTATACATTTTCACCTCTATTTCCCTTTTAATGGAAAATATATTGGTGACGAATATACACTCATTATATATTTGGGTGTAAGTTATATATACGCCATATACGTTATATCAATGTAGGTCTTTCAATTTTTGTTGTTCAATATGAGTAACAAACTCCAAAAATTATCAATGTAgttaatatattttcaaattttgtgtatcaatataatatattttaaaaataactaatgtTTAATTGTATAATGTCTAtctctaataacaaaatataattaaaagctaaagaggttacaacattattaatacgatatttatattaatattttatttaatactattagttgtaatcaaactaattgtaatattgttttattataagtaattagAATCAAATTATACATAAGATACATATTTCTTCTTATATAACCTGAActctacaaataaaatcacaacacatGAAATCATTGAAAACCTCACTGTTGCTACTTTTATCGTTTCCAACAACCATggctaacgaaaataaaattaattttttgtaaGACATCAATAAGAATTCGGTCAAGTGTGTAATCAAAGCTAATATATTGCTTTTCTGGATGAGTTTGCATAAAAGAAACCTTGCTACATCATCCAACCTTTATATGATTACATTTGAATACCCCAAtttctttttaagtatatttttacacttaaagtataagtatttttttgttttatatagtaattcttatattgataatattgtcaaacccgtgtatttgacacgggtctaaaatctatttAGTATGAGTAACAAACtccaaaaaatatcaatgtagttaatatattttcaaatcTTGTGTATCAATATAACTCGGACTAATTAGTCATATAATTTACCGACTCAAAATAATTGTACCTGTTactatatttgattaattaacttTATCATATCATGCATCCactgtttgaaaaaaaaaaagttcacaacAAAATTATCAtctgaggaaaaaaaaaaaaaagaagaaagaaaataacACGTACGTAATagttatgtttttctttaagaCCATTTAAGTTTGTAAATTAGACATTTATTCTGGATGCTTAATTGCTTACCTAAATTTTATTCGAACACGACTATATTTCTTACCATTTGTCCAAATGTTTGAGCCCATTATTCACCGAATTTCATCTATCTAAAGTTTTCAACAATTGttaatagaaaattaatgtAATCATCAACTCAATACACAAGTTAGATGATTTAATAGCTTAGGAATGATAATACCTCATCTACCATCTAGAGGCTATTAGGCTTCAGCCTTGATGTAGGCTCCGTATATGAGCATGAATGTTTCATGGAGGCTCCTGATGCAGCCTCCGGACCATGCTTCATGGAGGTTCCTCTGATGCAGCCTCCGGACCATGCTCCATGAAGGCTCCTGACGTAGCCTCCAGACTTAAGCCATGAAGGCTCCTGACTAATTCTTCAGACCTGAACATCAGCCGAGCCTTGTTAAGTCATGAGCTTGATTTAGGCCGACGCATGAAAAGCACATGACCCAAA includes the following:
- the LOC122592121 gene encoding LOB domain-containing protein 24-like, which codes for MTTTTRCAACKYFRRRCSSDCIFAPYFPANNPQRFVCVHRIYGANNIGKMFEGFPEQLRGNAIECLCYEAKCRIQDPVYGCVSIISWLHREIHLAQTQLAKAQAQIALLDPGVEVAITTPR
- the LOC122586009 gene encoding auxin-responsive protein SAUR50-like, translating into MGKLKRESLAKKSNGILKLNVVVEKLQKSLLQAKKWGPRNNNNIGGTGQETVPDDVKEGHFAVIAADDEEEKRFVVPLECLGQPSFQRLLERAAEEYGFDHEGALMVPCRPSELEWVLTETRAADSGDDDVHRWSSYKNIVESY